DNA sequence from the Blastomonas fulva genome:
GTGTCGGTGACGCAGTCATAGACCTCGCGCAGGCTGCGACCGATCCGCGCCTGGCGCATCACGAGCGGATCAAAACCAGATGTATGCATGGCGGGTTCCTCCAGACGTTCC
Encoded proteins:
- a CDS encoding NepR family anti-sigma factor, whose translation is MHTSGFDPLVMRQARIGRSLREVYDCVTDTPLPDQFDALLAQLDKINLGGGSR